Within the Vibrio tasmaniensis genome, the region TTACCACTTTGCCTTTGCTGTCGACCCAATATTCATTGGTAATCTCTTGTTCTAACATTGGGAATTGAATTTTTTCTTGGAACTTCTTGGTATCGATAGACGCTAACGGAGTTTCAACCGTTTCATTTCCCTCATACGTTCGGGTGATGTTCGCTTTATAGCCGAATCGATAATCAGGTTGCCAGTCGTAAACCGCTTGCCATTTTTGAGCACCGGGGTTGGCAGACACATCAAACGTAGAAGAATAATCGGCTGACGAGCGGTTTACAGACGAGAAGGTATTTAATGGTTGGAATGCCAAACCAGAAAGGTTTTCATAAGGAAGCAGTAAGGTTTGTACGATACGTCCATTTTCAGTGACGATCATCGCTTTGTCTGAAGACATCCACTTTAACTGTTCTGCGCCCGTTTGCGGGTTTTCACCGACGAAAGCTAAGACCATGAAGATCTTACCTTGATCATTCACTTCCGCATAAATACTTGAATAAGGCAAGGTTTGAATATATTCCTTCGACACCTCAACATCGGAGCTTCCAAAAAAGGCTTCATCAAAAGTGGAATTGACGTCTTGAAACTGCTGAGAACAACCAACAAGAAAAAGAGCAAGAGATATAATTAGAGGTTTAAGCATGATGAGTTCTGCTTCCTAGCAATCTTGTTGCTGATGTCCAATATGAAAATCTGATATAAAAAAAACCACTTTATGCTTTCACACAAAATGGTTTTAAACATACGTTAACTAAAACATGTATTACTCAAAAATTATCGAGTTGTTGTTGTAGTCGTTGCGCCGCTTTCGTTAGAAGCAACAGCTACTGCTGCCGCTGCTGCTACTGCTGCTGTCGCTACTGCAACTGTTGTTGCTGTGCCAGCTGCTGCAGCAGATGCGCCAGCGCCTGCTGCTGTACCAGTACCTGAACCTGTACCCGCTGCTGCTGTCGTTTCAGCTGCAAATGCAGCACCTGAGAAGCTAACTGCTAATGCAGCGGCTAGAGCCATCTTTTTCATAATGATTTCCAATAATATAAACGTTTATAATAGAGACTAATGACATAGACCCTACCAGTCACTCAGCTTAAGTAACTGTTTGTGCATCATAATTAATAACTTCAATCAAGTAAACGGATAAATCATAGACAATAAGTATATACCCCCCGCTAATACATTAACTCACACACAACAATATGCTTCCTCTGTATTCTCCCCCCCTTTATAGCTATACTCCTACCCTATAATTTTTCGCCCAATAACGAATAAGAGTTCAAGATATGCAAGAGTTAGTTCCATTTGTTCAAGAGAATATGATTTTAGCCATCGTATGGATCGGCTTGGTTGTTGCCATCATTGCGAACGTTATCAAGACATCAAACGCAGCTTACAAAGAGATCACTGCTGCGCAAACCACACACATGATTAACCGTGAAAATGGCGTTGTGGTTGATATTCGTACTAAGGATGAGTTCAAA harbors:
- a CDS encoding YjbF family lipoprotein yields the protein MLKPLIISLALFLVGCSQQFQDVNSTFDEAFFGSSDVEVSKEYIQTLPYSSIYAEVNDQGKIFMVLAFVGENPQTGAEQLKWMSSDKAMIVTENGRIVQTLLLPYENLSGLAFQPLNTFSSVNRSSADYSSTFDVSANPGAQKWQAVYDWQPDYRFGYKANITRTYEGNETVETPLASIDTKKFQEKIQFPMLEQEITNEYWVDSKGKVVKTIQYLGPDMTRLELTVLKHYQSN